A genome region from Flavobacterium sp. includes the following:
- the ybeY gene encoding rRNA maturation RNase YbeY: MINFNYETEFSLDNEQAFADWLSAVIVSEKKNEGEINYIFCDDEYLHKINVEYLDHDTLTDIISFDYTVGNEISGDIFVSVERVEDNAKDFNVSFEEELKRVLAHGILHYCGYKDKSDADAELMRSKEDEKIAMFHVEQ; the protein is encoded by the coding sequence ATGATAAACTTTAATTACGAAACAGAATTTTCTTTAGACAACGAACAAGCTTTTGCTGATTGGCTGAGTGCTGTTATTGTTTCTGAAAAGAAGAATGAAGGAGAAATAAATTATATTTTTTGTGATGATGAATATCTACATAAGATAAATGTAGAATATCTAGATCATGATACGCTAACAGATATTATCAGTTTTGATTATACAGTTGGTAACGAGATAAGCGGAGATATTTTTGTTTCTGTAGAAAGAGTAGAAGATAACGCAAAAGATTTTAATGTTTCTTTTGAAGAAGAATTGAAACGTGTTCTTGCTCATGGTATATTACATTACTGTGGATACAAAGATAAAAGTGATGCAGATGCAGAATTGATGCGTTCAAAAGAAGATGAAAAAATTGCAATGTTTCACGTGGAACAATAA